In the genome of Nocardioides marmoribigeumensis, one region contains:
- a CDS encoding aminopeptidase P family protein — translation MSEEQQDQTPGTESHDLPVAPAYADFMRTGWGDRELDLPRHPVADHAARRRSALADLLPDERLVIPAGTYKQRSNDTDFRFRPHTAHTHLTGNQTSDAVLVLTAGEAVLYARPRSSRDTDEFFRDRVYGELWAGRRPSLGEISDSLGLECRHIDRLEDDLRGDAKTRVLRGVDARVDALVPGDEGRDAELDRVLSELRLVKDEWEVERLQEACDITTLGFEDAVREWDNALRHGERWIEGTFFRRARAMGNDIGYDSIVGGGRHATTLHWIDNTGPITPGTLVLLDMGVEATSLHTADVTRTLPVDGRFTPLQRDLYALVLQAQRAGIDKVRPGARFQDAHEAAMTVLAHGLEDLGLLPCSAEEALAPESQVYKRWTLHSTSHMLGMDVHDCGRAAADASTQGELAEGMCLTVEPGLYFQEDDLLVPEEMRGIGIRIEDDLLVTADGARNLSEALPREPDAIEAWMASLR, via the coding sequence ATGAGCGAGGAGCAGCAGGACCAGACGCCCGGCACCGAGTCCCACGACCTCCCCGTCGCACCGGCCTATGCCGACTTCATGCGCACGGGCTGGGGCGACCGCGAGCTGGACCTGCCCCGCCACCCGGTCGCCGACCACGCCGCGCGCCGACGCTCCGCGCTGGCCGACCTGCTGCCCGACGAGCGCCTGGTCATCCCGGCGGGCACCTACAAGCAGCGGTCCAACGACACCGACTTCCGCTTCCGGCCGCACACCGCGCACACCCACCTGACCGGCAACCAGACCAGCGACGCCGTCCTCGTGCTGACCGCGGGCGAGGCGGTGCTCTACGCGCGGCCGCGCTCCTCGCGCGACACCGACGAGTTCTTCCGCGACCGGGTGTACGGCGAGCTGTGGGCCGGGCGGCGCCCCTCCCTGGGCGAGATCTCGGACTCCCTCGGGCTCGAGTGCCGTCACATCGACCGCCTCGAGGACGACCTGCGCGGCGACGCCAAGACCCGGGTGCTGCGCGGGGTGGACGCCCGGGTCGACGCGCTGGTCCCCGGCGACGAGGGCCGCGACGCCGAGCTCGACCGTGTCCTGTCCGAGCTGCGCCTGGTCAAGGACGAGTGGGAGGTCGAGCGGCTCCAGGAGGCCTGCGACATCACCACCCTCGGGTTCGAGGACGCGGTGCGCGAGTGGGACAACGCGCTGCGGCACGGCGAGCGCTGGATCGAGGGCACGTTCTTCCGCCGGGCGCGCGCGATGGGCAACGACATCGGCTACGACTCGATCGTCGGCGGCGGTCGTCACGCGACGACGCTGCACTGGATCGACAACACCGGCCCGATCACGCCCGGCACGCTGGTGCTGCTCGACATGGGCGTCGAGGCCACCAGCCTCCACACCGCCGACGTCACGCGCACGCTGCCGGTCGACGGTCGGTTCACCCCCCTGCAGCGCGACCTCTACGCGCTCGTCCTGCAGGCCCAGCGGGCCGGCATCGACAAGGTGCGTCCGGGCGCTCGGTTCCAGGACGCCCACGAGGCCGCGATGACCGTCCTGGCCCACGGGCTGGAGGACCTCGGGCTGCTGCCGTGCTCGGCGGAGGAGGCGCTCGCGCCCGAGAGCCAGGTCTACAAGCGCTGGACGCTGCACAGCACCAGCCACATGCTCGGCATGGACGTCCACGACTGCGGCCGCGCCGCGGCCGACGCTTCGACCCAGGGCGAGCTGGCCGAGGGCATGTGCCTGACCGTCGAGCCCGGGCTCTACTTCCAGGAGGACGACCTGCTCGTGCCGGAGGAGATGCGCGGCATCGGCATCCGCATCGAGGACGACCTCCTGGTCACCGCCGACGGTGCCCGCAACCTCTCCGAGGCACTCCCCCGCGAGCCCGACGCGATCGAGGCCTGGATGGCGTCCCTGCGCTGA
- a CDS encoding helix-turn-helix transcriptional regulator, with product MRSVRLPVAAATAAVVLVLSALLVAVALSQESALWKLVLVSVALAVPGALCAGLQPRNPVGWLLQTVALLFVAMSLATQLLEAGHGDAWAAWLADRAGALVVPLTLLTLVLLPDGRLPSARWRLVVAVVVAAQVAVVGAWSLVSGTSDSSNEPNPLGLLPVGWAGRVDALGDWVLQAPLLLVPVAVALRARRREDRGRLAPVLWAAAGFATLSVGGRLVWARGADALDVLGALLLAGGLTATVLPRSTTPATVPQPAAAPPVVPELSAREREVLALVAEGLTNREIAERLVISPVTARNHVSRILTKLDLDNRTQAATWLARSRVEG from the coding sequence GTGCGCTCCGTCCGCCTCCCGGTCGCGGCCGCCACGGCGGCTGTCGTGCTGGTGCTGTCCGCGCTCCTGGTCGCGGTCGCGCTGAGCCAGGAATCCGCGCTGTGGAAGCTGGTGCTGGTCTCGGTCGCGCTCGCGGTGCCCGGCGCCCTCTGCGCCGGCCTGCAACCGCGCAACCCGGTGGGCTGGCTGCTGCAGACCGTCGCGCTGCTCTTCGTCGCGATGAGCCTGGCCACCCAGCTGCTGGAGGCCGGGCACGGCGATGCGTGGGCGGCCTGGCTGGCCGACCGCGCCGGGGCCCTCGTCGTGCCACTCACGCTGCTCACCCTCGTCCTGCTGCCGGACGGGCGCCTGCCCTCCGCGCGCTGGCGCCTCGTCGTCGCGGTCGTGGTGGCCGCCCAGGTCGCGGTGGTCGGGGCGTGGAGCCTGGTCTCCGGCACCTCGGACTCCTCGAACGAGCCCAACCCGCTGGGCCTGCTGCCCGTCGGCTGGGCCGGCCGCGTGGACGCCCTCGGGGACTGGGTGCTGCAGGCCCCGCTCCTGCTGGTGCCCGTCGCCGTGGCGCTGCGGGCCCGGCGGCGCGAGGACCGCGGGCGGCTCGCGCCGGTGCTCTGGGCCGCGGCCGGCTTCGCCACGCTCTCGGTGGGCGGCCGCCTGGTCTGGGCGCGGGGTGCCGATGCCCTGGACGTCCTCGGGGCCCTGCTGCTGGCGGGCGGCCTGACCGCCACCGTGCTGCCGAGGAGCACGACCCCGGCGACGGTGCCCCAGCCGGCAGCGGCGCCGCCGGTCGTCCCGGAGCTCTCGGCCCGCGAGCGCGAGGTCCTCGCGCTCGTCGCCGAGGGGCTGACCAACCGCGAGATCGCCGAGCGCCTGGTGATCTCGCCGGTGACCGCGCGCAACCACGTCAGCCGCATCCTCACCAAGCTCGACCTGGACAACCGCACCCAGGCGGCGACGTGGCTCGCCCGATCTAGAGTGGAGGGATGA
- a CDS encoding PrsW family intramembrane metalloprotease: protein MSQAYGPAGRTYAGPPARPAIPPAVRKYGPRGALFAVVVSVALLLGALVMGFVLVASGEPRAIGIGIVLATLPVGPLVAAYFWLDRYEPEPTRLLVLAFAWGALVATGAALVLQAVEQMVNSSGEQFSAIVMAPLTEEAAKGFFVLLMLWLRRHVIDGLVDALVYAGLVGVGFAFTENILYFAGAYTGGPDFGPGGIASATSLFVLRGVLSPFAHPLFTSATALGVAVAVTSRSGLLRLAAPVGGYLAAVVMHAWWNGSAFLGGGQYFLLTYVFAMVPGFLAMVSLALWGRAREGRLLARAMHDLTRYGYLSPAELPALVSLRARRGARRQAAAHGGPEAGRLVREYQQQAVELATLHNRVMRGTAPAGSLERGTLMLQRLTALRLATGWLR from the coding sequence ATGAGCCAGGCCTACGGACCCGCCGGGCGGACGTACGCCGGCCCGCCCGCGCGACCTGCGATCCCGCCGGCGGTGCGCAAGTACGGTCCCCGCGGCGCCCTGTTCGCCGTCGTCGTGTCGGTCGCGCTGCTGCTCGGGGCGCTGGTGATGGGGTTCGTGCTCGTCGCGAGCGGTGAGCCCCGGGCCATCGGGATCGGCATCGTGCTGGCGACCCTGCCCGTCGGGCCGCTGGTGGCGGCGTACTTCTGGCTCGACCGCTACGAGCCCGAGCCCACCCGCCTGCTGGTGCTGGCCTTCGCGTGGGGCGCCCTCGTGGCGACCGGCGCCGCGCTCGTCCTGCAGGCCGTCGAGCAGATGGTCAACAGCTCGGGCGAGCAGTTCTCCGCGATCGTGATGGCGCCGCTCACCGAGGAGGCCGCCAAGGGGTTCTTCGTGCTGCTCATGCTGTGGCTGCGCCGACACGTGATCGACGGGCTGGTGGACGCCCTCGTCTACGCCGGCCTGGTGGGCGTCGGGTTCGCGTTCACCGAGAACATCCTCTACTTCGCCGGCGCCTACACCGGTGGTCCCGACTTCGGTCCGGGCGGCATCGCCTCGGCCACCTCGCTGTTCGTGCTGCGCGGCGTCCTCAGCCCGTTCGCGCACCCGCTCTTCACCTCCGCGACCGCGCTGGGCGTCGCGGTCGCGGTGACCAGCCGCAGCGGCCTGCTGCGGCTCGCCGCACCGGTCGGCGGCTACCTCGCTGCCGTGGTGATGCACGCCTGGTGGAACGGCTCGGCGTTCCTCGGCGGCGGGCAGTACTTCCTGCTCACCTACGTCTTCGCGATGGTGCCCGGCTTCCTGGCGATGGTGTCGCTCGCGCTGTGGGGCCGGGCGCGCGAGGGCCGCCTGCTGGCGCGGGCGATGCACGACCTGACGCGCTACGGCTACCTCAGCCCGGCCGAGCTGCCGGCCCTGGTCTCCCTGCGGGCCCGCCGTGGAGCCCGGCGCCAGGCAGCGGCGCACGGGGGACCCGAGGCGGGACGGCTGGTGCGGGAGTACCAGCAGCAGGCCGTCGAGCTCGCCACGCTCCACAACCGGGTCATGCGGGGCACGGCTCCGGCCGGCTCCCTCGAGCGGGGGACGCTCATGCTCCAGCGGCTCACCGCCCTGCGCCTCGCCACGGGATGGCTCCGGTGA
- a CDS encoding ABC transporter: protein MTSDQEAVEAVERLRAALAGATLPLDLPSAAARRTERQELLDQLEDYVLPRLRQIEAPLLAVVGGSTGAGKSTLVNSLLGSRVTEPGVLRPTTRSPVLAFNPADARWFDAGRILPDLARTSAPTQDPAALQLVPVESLHEGLAVLDAPDIDSVESRNRTLASQLLAAADLWLFVTSAARYADQVPWDFLRAAAERSTAVAVVLDRVPPGAEDEVTQHLRQMLAERGLARSPLFTVTESPVDGSGLLPAAAVAPVREWLHGLAADSAARAAVVRQTLEGAIRSAASRSGALAAAHAEQVDTVERLRSDARQAYRAAVTQVEEASADGTLLRGEVLARWQEFVGTGELLRSLETRVGWLRDRVGGWVRGKPVQAERVTVAVESGLESLLVEHAESAAEQASWAWGSSEAGRALLPPELSRASRGFRAAAERAVRDWQQGVLDLVRSEGADKRSTARFLAFGVNGLSVALMVVVFAHTAGITGAEAGIAGGSAVLGQKLLEAVFGDQAVRRLAEHARRDLAARVTELYAAEAARFDEVLDGLGLAGADTEALWEASRSVGRATP from the coding sequence ATGACCTCGGACCAGGAGGCGGTCGAGGCGGTCGAGCGCCTGCGCGCCGCGCTCGCCGGAGCCACGCTGCCGCTCGACCTGCCCTCGGCCGCCGCGCGGCGCACCGAGCGCCAGGAGCTGCTCGACCAGCTCGAGGACTACGTCCTGCCGCGGCTGCGCCAGATCGAGGCCCCGCTGCTCGCGGTCGTCGGCGGCTCGACCGGTGCGGGCAAGTCGACGCTGGTCAACTCGTTGCTCGGGAGCCGGGTCACCGAGCCCGGCGTGCTGCGGCCGACCACCCGCTCGCCCGTGCTCGCCTTCAACCCCGCCGACGCGCGGTGGTTCGACGCCGGCCGCATCCTGCCCGACCTGGCGCGGACCAGCGCCCCGACCCAGGACCCGGCGGCGCTGCAGCTGGTGCCGGTCGAGTCACTGCACGAGGGACTCGCCGTCCTCGACGCCCCCGACATCGACTCGGTCGAGAGCCGCAACCGGACGCTGGCCTCCCAGCTGCTCGCCGCGGCCGACCTGTGGCTGTTCGTCACCTCGGCGGCCCGCTACGCCGACCAGGTGCCGTGGGACTTCCTCCGCGCCGCCGCCGAGCGCAGCACCGCCGTGGCGGTCGTGCTCGACCGCGTGCCGCCGGGCGCCGAGGACGAGGTCACCCAGCACCTGCGTCAGATGCTCGCCGAGCGCGGCCTCGCCCGGTCCCCGCTGTTCACCGTGACCGAGTCGCCCGTCGACGGGTCCGGGCTCCTGCCCGCCGCCGCGGTCGCCCCCGTGCGGGAATGGCTGCACGGGCTGGCCGCCGACAGCGCGGCCCGCGCGGCCGTCGTACGCCAGACGCTGGAGGGGGCGATCCGCTCCGCCGCCTCACGGTCCGGGGCGCTGGCCGCCGCTCATGCCGAGCAGGTCGACACCGTCGAGCGCCTGCGGTCCGACGCGCGGCAGGCCTACCGCGCCGCCGTGACCCAGGTCGAGGAGGCCTCCGCCGACGGCACGCTGCTGCGCGGCGAGGTCCTGGCGCGGTGGCAGGAGTTCGTCGGCACCGGGGAGCTGCTGCGGTCCCTGGAGACCCGCGTCGGCTGGCTGCGCGACCGGGTGGGCGGCTGGGTGCGCGGCAAGCCCGTGCAGGCCGAGCGGGTCACGGTGGCGGTCGAGAGCGGGCTCGAGTCGCTGCTCGTCGAGCACGCCGAGTCCGCCGCCGAACAGGCGTCGTGGGCGTGGGGCTCCTCCGAGGCGGGGCGCGCGCTGCTGCCGCCCGAGCTCTCGCGGGCCTCCCGCGGGTTCCGCGCGGCGGCCGAGCGCGCGGTCCGCGACTGGCAGCAGGGGGTCCTCGACCTGGTGCGCAGCGAGGGTGCCGACAAGCGCTCGACCGCGCGCTTCCTGGCCTTCGGCGTCAACGGGCTGAGCGTCGCGCTGATGGTCGTGGTCTTCGCCCACACCGCCGGCATCACCGGCGCCGAGGCCGGCATCGCGGGTGGGAGCGCCGTCCTGGGACAGAAGCTGCTCGAGGCGGTGTTCGGCGACCAGGCCGTCCGCCGGCTCGCCGAGCACGCGCGACGGGACCTCGCCGCCCGCGTCACGGAGCTGTACGCCGCCGAGGCCGCGCGGTTCGACGAGGTGCTCGACGGGCTCGGTCTCGCCGGCGCCGACACCGAGGCCCTGTGGGAGGCCTCACGCAGCGTCGGGCGGGCCACGCCGTGA
- a CDS encoding ABC transporter, with protein sequence MSRVVDRLVGRGPSLPDRVAALRTVTEQGRGRLPSDLLDDAAAVVRRAGERLALSGDHTVVALAGATGSGKSSTFNAVAGVPLTTVGVRRPTTSTTTGVAWGADDPSTLWEWLEVPQRHLVRPGDPGWSDRLDGLVLLDLPDHDSTEVTHHLEVDRLVAMVDLMVWVLDPQKYADNAVHERYLRRLSTHADVVVVTLNHVDSLSADRRPDVLADLRRRLVEDGLPQVPVVATSAATGEGIEDLRSLVAARVRDKKAAAQRLRADVVGVGSALQVAHGSASPGAIKRPARAELVDAFADAAGVETVSSAVERAVVHRGGRHTGWPVTAWLSRLRPDPLKRLHLDLGEQGKQLTALGRASVPEPTRVQRARVDTAVRSAADAVVGGLAPAWATAVRRASTSRLEDLNDALDRAVVGTDLGVARTPLWWRFARLLQVVLALALVVGALWLLALFVLDYLQVPEPPAPVRYGLPLPTWLLVLGAGGGVALGIVGRFVNGLVARSRAARARRRLRESIGGVVDDLVVAPVDRELAAHHAVGDALAVVTAR encoded by the coding sequence GTGAGCCGGGTGGTGGACCGGCTGGTGGGCCGGGGCCCCTCGCTGCCCGACCGGGTGGCCGCGCTGCGGACCGTGACCGAGCAGGGGCGCGGCAGGCTGCCGTCGGACCTGCTGGACGACGCCGCGGCCGTCGTACGCCGGGCGGGGGAGCGGCTCGCGCTCTCCGGCGACCACACCGTCGTCGCGCTGGCCGGTGCGACCGGCTCCGGCAAGTCCTCGACGTTCAACGCGGTCGCGGGCGTCCCGCTCACGACCGTGGGCGTGCGGCGCCCGACGACCTCGACGACCACGGGCGTGGCGTGGGGGGCCGACGACCCGTCCACGCTGTGGGAGTGGCTCGAGGTGCCGCAGCGGCACCTGGTCCGTCCCGGGGACCCCGGCTGGAGCGACCGGCTCGACGGGCTGGTCCTGCTCGACCTGCCCGACCACGACTCGACCGAGGTCACGCACCACCTCGAGGTCGACCGGCTGGTCGCCATGGTGGACCTGATGGTGTGGGTGCTCGACCCCCAGAAGTACGCCGACAACGCCGTCCACGAGCGCTACCTGCGGCGCCTGTCCACCCACGCCGACGTGGTCGTGGTGACCCTCAACCACGTCGACTCGCTCTCGGCCGACCGCCGGCCCGACGTGCTCGCCGACCTGCGCAGGCGGCTGGTCGAGGACGGGCTGCCCCAGGTGCCCGTCGTCGCGACGTCCGCCGCCACCGGTGAGGGCATCGAGGACCTGCGCTCGCTGGTGGCGGCCCGTGTGCGCGACAAGAAGGCCGCCGCCCAGCGGCTGCGCGCCGACGTGGTCGGCGTCGGCTCGGCCCTCCAGGTCGCCCACGGCTCCGCGTCCCCGGGGGCGATCAAGCGGCCCGCGCGCGCTGAGCTGGTCGACGCCTTCGCCGACGCCGCCGGGGTCGAGACGGTCTCCTCCGCGGTCGAGCGGGCCGTGGTGCACCGCGGGGGTCGCCACACCGGCTGGCCCGTGACCGCCTGGCTCTCCCGGCTGCGCCCCGACCCCCTCAAGCGGCTCCACCTCGACCTGGGCGAGCAGGGCAAGCAGCTCACCGCGCTCGGTCGGGCCTCGGTCCCCGAGCCCACCCGGGTGCAGCGGGCACGCGTCGACACCGCCGTGCGCTCGGCCGCCGACGCGGTGGTCGGAGGGCTCGCGCCGGCGTGGGCGACCGCCGTACGCCGGGCCTCGACGTCGCGCCTGGAGGACCTCAACGACGCGCTCGACCGCGCGGTGGTGGGCACCGACCTCGGGGTCGCCCGCACCCCGCTGTGGTGGCGGTTCGCCCGGCTGCTCCAGGTGGTGCTCGCCCTCGCGCTGGTCGTGGGTGCGCTGTGGCTGCTGGCGCTGTTCGTCCTCGACTACCTCCAGGTGCCCGAGCCGCCGGCTCCGGTCCGCTACGGCCTGCCCCTCCCGACCTGGCTCCTCGTCCTCGGCGCCGGGGGAGGGGTGGCCCTGGGGATCGTGGGCCGGTTCGTCAACGGGCTGGTCGCCCGGTCCCGTGCGGCGCGAGCGCGCCGGCGCCTGCGTGAGTCGATCGGCGGGGTCGTCGACGACCTCGTCGTGGCGCCGGTCGACCGCGAGCTCGCCGCCCACCACGCGGTGGGCGACGCACTGGCGGTGGTCACCGCCCGCTGA
- a CDS encoding single-stranded DNA-binding protein, with protein sequence MNDTHITLHGWVGGEVRHRDVKGVSLSTLRVGVTPRVRRNGEWADGETTWYTVTAWRALAERVRDSVVVGDAVIVHGRLSTRTWTDDKGQPVTTLEVEAVYMGHDMSRGTSTFRKAQRPETVDGDLEQEVAAMVAETAAEAPAMTSWGPTGAVREPAA encoded by the coding sequence ATGAACGACACCCACATCACCCTGCACGGCTGGGTCGGCGGCGAGGTCCGCCACCGCGACGTCAAGGGGGTGAGCCTCTCGACCCTCCGGGTCGGCGTGACGCCCCGCGTGCGGCGCAACGGCGAGTGGGCCGACGGCGAGACCACGTGGTACACCGTGACCGCCTGGCGCGCCCTGGCCGAGCGGGTCCGCGACTCGGTCGTGGTCGGCGACGCGGTCATCGTGCACGGCCGCCTCTCCACGCGCACCTGGACCGACGACAAGGGCCAGCCGGTGACCACGCTGGAGGTGGAGGCGGTCTACATGGGTCACGACATGAGCCGGGGCACCTCGACGTTCCGCAAGGCGCAGCGACCCGAGACCGTCGACGGCGACCTCGAGCAGGAGGTGGCGGCGATGGTCGCCGAGACCGCCGCCGAGGCCCCTGCCATGACCAGCTGGGGGCCGACCGGCGCGGTGCGCGAGCCGGCCGCCTGA
- the ettA gene encoding energy-dependent translational throttle protein EttA, with amino-acid sequence MSEYVFTLRNVRKAHGDKVVLDNVTLSFLHGAKIGVVGPNGTGKSSLLRIMAGLDQANNGDAILDPGATVGMLQQEPPLTEGRTVLENIEEAVGDIKAKLDRFNAISEEMSSPDADFDKLLAEMGDLQTDLDHASAWDLDSRLDQAMDALRCPPPDAIVDHLSGGERRRVALCKLLLQQPDLLLLDEPTNHLDAESVQWLEGHLASYPGAVLAVTHDRYFLDNVASWILELDRGRTHPYEGNYTTYLETKKDRLKVEGAKDAKRAKMLERELEWVRSNAKARQTKSKSRLARYEEMAAEADRMRKIDTSEINIPAGPRLGDVVLEAHDLKKGFDDRVLMHDVTFTLPRAGIVGVIGPNGVGKTTLFRMITGEEKPDGGELRVGQTVKISYVDQSRGGIDPNKNVWEVVSDGLDFIKVANFEMNSRAYVASFGFKGPDQQKKAGVLSGGERNRLNLALTLKMGGNMLLLDEPTNDLDVETLQSLEDALLEFPGCAVITSHDRWFLDRTATHILAWEGDDEDEGKWFWFEGNFAAYEANKVERLGPDAARPHRVTHRRLTRD; translated from the coding sequence ATGTCTGAGTACGTCTTCACGCTGCGCAATGTCCGCAAGGCCCACGGTGACAAGGTCGTCCTCGACAACGTCACCCTCTCGTTCCTCCACGGCGCCAAGATCGGCGTCGTCGGACCCAACGGCACCGGCAAGTCGTCGCTGCTGAGGATCATGGCCGGTCTCGACCAGGCCAACAACGGCGACGCGATCCTCGACCCGGGCGCGACCGTCGGCATGCTCCAGCAGGAGCCGCCGCTGACCGAGGGCCGCACCGTCCTGGAGAACATCGAGGAGGCGGTCGGCGACATCAAGGCCAAGCTCGACCGCTTCAACGCGATCTCCGAGGAGATGTCCTCCCCGGACGCCGACTTCGACAAGCTGCTCGCCGAGATGGGCGACCTGCAGACCGACCTCGACCACGCGAGCGCGTGGGACCTCGACAGCCGGCTCGACCAGGCGATGGACGCGCTGCGCTGCCCGCCCCCGGACGCGATCGTCGACCACCTGTCCGGTGGCGAGCGCCGCCGGGTCGCGCTGTGCAAGCTGCTGCTCCAGCAGCCCGACCTGCTGCTCCTCGACGAGCCGACCAACCACCTCGACGCCGAGTCCGTGCAGTGGCTCGAGGGCCACCTCGCCTCCTACCCCGGCGCCGTCCTGGCCGTCACCCACGACCGGTACTTCCTCGACAACGTCGCCAGCTGGATCCTCGAGCTCGACCGCGGCCGTACGCACCCCTACGAGGGCAACTACACGACCTACCTCGAGACCAAGAAGGACCGCCTCAAGGTCGAGGGCGCCAAGGACGCCAAGCGCGCCAAGATGCTCGAGCGCGAGCTCGAGTGGGTGCGCTCCAACGCCAAGGCCCGCCAGACCAAGAGCAAGTCGCGTCTGGCGCGCTACGAGGAGATGGCGGCCGAGGCCGACCGGATGCGCAAGATCGACACCTCCGAGATCAACATCCCGGCCGGTCCCCGCCTCGGCGACGTGGTCCTCGAGGCCCACGACCTCAAGAAGGGCTTCGACGACCGCGTGCTCATGCACGACGTCACCTTCACGCTGCCCAGGGCTGGCATCGTCGGCGTGATCGGTCCCAACGGCGTCGGCAAGACCACGCTGTTCCGGATGATCACCGGCGAGGAGAAGCCCGACGGCGGCGAGCTGCGCGTGGGTCAGACGGTGAAGATCTCCTACGTCGACCAGAGCCGTGGGGGCATCGACCCCAACAAGAACGTCTGGGAGGTCGTCTCCGACGGCCTGGACTTCATCAAGGTCGCCAACTTCGAGATGAACTCCCGTGCCTATGTCGCCTCGTTCGGCTTCAAGGGGCCGGACCAGCAGAAGAAGGCCGGCGTCCTGTCGGGCGGTGAGCGCAACCGCCTCAACCTGGCGCTGACGCTCAAGATGGGCGGCAACATGCTGCTCCTGGACGAGCCGACCAACGACCTCGACGTCGAGACGCTGCAGTCCCTGGAGGACGCGCTCCTGGAGTTCCCGGGCTGCGCGGTCATCACCTCCCACGACCGCTGGTTCCTCGACCGCACCGCCACCCACATCCTCGCCTGGGAGGGCGACGACGAGGACGAGGGCAAGTGGTTCTGGTTCGAGGGCAACTTCGCCGCCTACGAGGCCAACAAGGTCGAGCGGCTCGGCCCCGACGCCGCCCGCCCCCACCGCGTCACCCACCGCCGCCTCACCCGCGACTGA
- a CDS encoding acetyl-CoA C-acetyltransferase yields MPEAVIVSAARSPIGRANKGSLKDMRPDDLTAQMVQAALDKVPALDPTTIDDLILGCGLPGGESGNNMGRIVSVLLGLDQVPGTTITRYCSSSVQTTRMAFHAIKAGEGDVYVSAGVETVSRFAKGTSDHLPDTRNPKFDDAAARTKEYAEGGKDWHDPREDGQLPDAYIAMGQTAENVARMRGLSRKELDEFGVRSQNLAEKSINEGFWAREISPVTLPDGSTASTDDGPRAGVTYEAVSQLQPVFRPDGVVTAGNCCPLNDGAAAVVIMSDTRAAELGLTPLARIVSTGLTGLSPEIMGLGPVEASRQALKHAGMTIDDIDLVEINEAFAAQVVPSYQDLGVDLDKLNVNGGAIAIGHPFGMTGARLQATMLNSLQSHDKSTGLITMCVGGGQGMALILERLG; encoded by the coding sequence ATGCCCGAGGCCGTCATCGTCTCTGCCGCCCGCTCCCCCATCGGCCGCGCCAACAAGGGCTCGTTGAAGGACATGCGTCCCGACGACCTCACCGCGCAGATGGTGCAGGCGGCGCTCGACAAGGTGCCGGCGCTCGACCCCACCACGATCGACGACCTGATCCTGGGCTGCGGACTGCCGGGCGGCGAGTCCGGCAACAACATGGGCCGCATCGTCTCGGTGCTGCTCGGGCTCGACCAGGTGCCCGGCACGACGATCACGCGCTACTGCTCCTCGTCGGTGCAGACCACGCGCATGGCGTTCCACGCGATCAAGGCCGGCGAGGGCGACGTCTACGTCAGCGCCGGCGTCGAGACGGTCTCCCGCTTCGCCAAGGGCACCTCCGACCACCTGCCCGACACGCGCAACCCGAAGTTCGACGACGCCGCCGCGCGCACCAAGGAGTACGCCGAGGGCGGCAAGGACTGGCACGACCCGCGCGAGGACGGTCAGCTGCCCGACGCCTACATCGCGATGGGCCAGACCGCCGAGAACGTCGCCCGCATGCGCGGCCTCTCGCGCAAGGAGCTCGACGAGTTCGGCGTGCGCAGCCAGAACCTCGCCGAGAAGTCGATCAACGAGGGCTTCTGGGCCCGCGAGATCAGCCCGGTCACCCTGCCCGACGGCTCGACCGCCTCGACCGACGACGGCCCGCGCGCCGGCGTGACCTACGAGGCGGTCTCGCAGCTCCAGCCGGTCTTCCGCCCCGACGGCGTCGTCACCGCCGGCAACTGCTGCCCGCTCAACGACGGCGCCGCCGCGGTCGTGATCATGAGCGACACCCGGGCCGCCGAGCTCGGGCTGACCCCGCTGGCGCGCATCGTCTCCACCGGCCTGACCGGCCTGTCGCCGGAGATCATGGGTCTCGGCCCGGTCGAGGCCTCGCGCCAGGCGCTCAAGCACGCCGGCATGACGATCGACGACATCGACCTGGTCGAGATCAACGAGGCCTTCGCAGCCCAGGTCGTGCCGTCCTACCAGGATCTCGGCGTCGACCTCGACAAGCTCAACGTCAACGGTGGCGCCATCGCGATCGGCCACCCCTTCGGCATGACCGGCGCCCGCCTGCAGGCCACGATGCTCAACTCCCTGCAGAGCCACGACAAGTCCACGGGCCTTATCACCATGTGCGTGGGTGGGGGCCAGGGCATGGCCCTCATCCTCGAGCGCCTGGGCTGA